The following coding sequences lie in one Periophthalmus magnuspinnatus isolate fPerMag1 chromosome 24, fPerMag1.2.pri, whole genome shotgun sequence genomic window:
- the slc35d3 gene encoding solute carrier family 35 member D3 produces the protein MDVLRTRWLGISVAVAHGVFSGSLNILLKFLITNYHFGFLTLIQFLTSSTAAITLAVLRRTGRISVPPFTFQLCKDFAPVCILSTLQSTLTLWSLRGLSLPMYVVFKRCLPLFTLSIGVCVLRNGIPSVGVVVAVLITTGGAALAGAGDLTGDPFGYVTGVLAVIIHASYLVLIQKTSLDSEFGPLTAQYAIACTASPVLFICAILSLDMVHMWTYEGWKDPPVTCIFILCIFIGCAMNFTTLHCTYINSAVTTSFVGVVKSIATITVGMLAFNDVAPTRLFIGGVVVNTVGSITYCIVKYFETKKKSTYEDLEGEGKDGGLPGEPYSEKPQLNGDANGANIEAEGEVAISDLANGQVLTGNVEGSLNSNVMTETEMLEMQREHLHRENAPPSGQKASDSYLGVWRSIKNLQFMKKDTLLDNMEQQSP, from the exons ATGGACGTACTGCGGACCCGCTGGTTGGGCATCTCTGTGGCCGTGGCACATGGCGTGTTCTCGGGATCACTCAACATCCTCCTGAAGTTTCTCATCACTAACTACCACTTCGGCTTTTTGACGCTCATCCAGTTCCTCACGAGCAGCACCGCAGCCATCACTCTGGCGGTGCTCCGGAGAACGGGGAGGATCTCCGTTCCGCCGTTCACCTTCCAACTCTGCAAG gATTTTGCACCGGTTTGCATCCTGTCCACTCTCCAGTCCACCCTGACGCTGTGGTCCCTGCGTGGCCTCAGTCTGCCCATGTACGTGGTGTTTAAGCGCTGCCTGCCCCTCTTCACACTCAGCATTGGGGTCTGTGTGCTCCGGAATGGCATCCCGTCTGTCGGAGTGGTGGTGGCTGTGCTCATCACCACTGGGGGAGCTGCTCTGGCTG GTGCTGGAGATCTGACCGGGGATCCATTTGGATACGTCACTGGGGTATTGGCTGTAATAATCCACGCCTCGTACCTGGTCCTGATCCAGAAGACCAGTCTGGACAGTGAGTTTGGACCCCTGACCGCGCAGTACGCCATCGCCTGCACTGCATCACCG GTCCTGTTCATCTGTGCCATCCTCTCCCTGGACATGGTTCACATGTGGACCTACGAGGGCTGGAAGGACCCCCCCGTCACCTGCATCTTCATCCTCTGCATCTTCATCGGCTGCGCTATGAACTTCACCACTCTGCACTGCACCTACATCAACTCCGCCGTCACCACCAGCTTCGTGGGCGTGGTCAAGAGCATCGCGACCATCACTGTCGGCATGCTAGCTTTCAACGACGTAGCTCCAACCCGGCTATTCATCGGCGGCGTGGTAGTCAACACAGTGGGTTCCATAACTTATTGCATCGTCAAATATTTCgaaactaagaaaaaaagtaCTTACGAAGATTTGGAGGGCGAAGGCAAAGATGGCGGACTTCCCGGAGAGCCGTATAGCGAGAAACCGCAACTAAATGGCGATGCTAATGGAGCAAACATAGAAGCGGAAGGAGAAGTAGCAATTAGTGACTTAGCTAACGGACAAGTGTTGACCGGTAATGTGGAAGGTAGTTTGAATTCGAATGTTATGACGGAAACGGAAATGCTAGAAATGCAAAGGGAACATCTGCATAGAGAAAATGCACCCCCTAGTGGTCAAAAAGCGAGTGATAGCTACTTGGGAGTTTGGAGATCCATAAAGAATTTGCAATTTATGAAAAAAGACACACTCCTTGACAACATGGAACAGCAAAGTCCATAA